The Kribbella shirazensis genomic interval CCGCGAGCGTGTCCGTCCACGCCCGCTGCCATTCGGCGTACGTCGTCTCGCGGATCCGGTGCGGGTGGTAGACGCCGGCGTTGTTCACCACGACGTCGATGCCGCCCAGCGCGGATGCCGCGTCCGACACCATGCTCTCGATCGCGGCCGGGTCGGCGAGATCGGCCTGCACCATCAGGTGGCCCGAGCCGGGCAGGTCCTTCACCACCTCCGCGGCGGCCGCACCCGAGGCGCTGTAGTGCACAGCCACCCGGTCACCCGCGGCGGCGAACGCCCGCGCCGTCGCCGCACCGATCCCCCGCGAAGCCCCCGTCACCAGCACTGATCGGTTCACGGAACCGATCCTTTCATCACCGCCCCGGGCGTCACTGCCGAGGGTTGATGTCCCGGCGGTACGACTTACTGGCCCGCGCCCAGTCCTTCTTCGCCTCCGACCGCAGCCGCGCATCCGCACGGCGAGCCATGTACACCGCCTCGCGCTGCAGCTTCACCCAACTCTCGTAGCGCCGGTACGGCAGCGTCCCTTCCTCCAGCGCTACCTGGACCGCACACGAGGGCTCCCGCTGGTGCGAGCAATCCTTGAACTTGCACCGCTCCGCCAGCTCCGTGATGTCAGGGAACGCCGCGGCCAGGCCCTCCCCGCTCTCCTGCAACCCGATGCCCCGCAGCCCAGGCGTATCGATGACGACCCCGCCCGCGGGCAGCACGATCAGCTCACGCCGTACCGAGGTATGCCGCCCCTTGCCGTCCTCACGGATGTCCTGCACGTCCAGCAGTTCCACACCGGCCAGCGCATTCACCAAAGACGACTTACCCGCCCCACTGGACCCCAGCAACGCCAGCGTCGCGTCCCCGTCCAGCAACTCCCGTACGGCGTCCATCCCGGCACCTGTGGTCGCACTGCACACCAGCACGTCCGCACCGGGCGCAGCAGCCGCTACGTCCTCGGCCACCAGCTCGGCGTCACCGACCAGGTCGGCCTTGGTCAGTACGACGACCGGACGCGCACCGCTCTCCCAGGCCAGTGCCATGAACCGCTCGATCCGCACGATGTTCGGCTCCGGCACGAGACCGACGACGATGGCGATCACATCCACGTTCGACGCGAGCACCTGCCCGCGGGACGAGCCGCCGACCTCCGCCCGGACGATCGCCGTACGGCGGGGCAGCACCGACTCGACCGTGATCCGGTCGTCCGGCCAGTACCGCAGGACGACCCAGTCCCCTGTGCACGGGCCGGCCTGAGGATCGGACGCCAGGTCGGCGAGCAGCGCGCCGGACCAGCTGGCGCGCACCGGTCCGTCCTCGGTGAGTACCGTCGCCAGGCCCTTGTCGACCCGGGCGACGCGTCCCGGCACGAGCTCGTCCGGGACGGAGTGCAGGAAGTCGGCCGTGGAACCGTCGAGTCCCAGGGCCTGGAGAGTGGCTGACATGCGGCGAACCTTTCAGAGGGTCCGGCCGCGAGATCAGCTCAGCGGACGGACGGTGTGGGAGGCATCGACCCGTTGGGCCTCTGCGTAGCTCATGGCGGGTGCCTCCCTTCCCAAAGTCCCGGCGGCCCCGAGCTGGGGACCGTGTGTCGCGATGCCGTCAGCGTAGGTCGTCGGTGTCACTCTGCGCACCGGATTTTCCGACCGAGGCAGGACTCCGCGCACCATCACCCTCAACCTGAGCTTCAGCCTCACGCCGTGGGCGAGACTCGGCCCCGGGCGCGGTCTTGCGCGGGTGCTCGGAGAGCTTCTCCACCTTCCGCGCGGCCTCGGTCTCCGGGCGCTCGTCCTCGACGACCGGGGTCAGCGGGTGCCCGTGCCCGTGCTCGTGGTGCGGGTCCGGCTCCGCCTTCATCACCGGCTCGATCTCGTCGTCGCGCGGCGCTTCGTCGTCGGTCGTCGCGGACTGCTTGACCTCGGCAACCTGTGCCTTGTGCGGCCACAGCCGGTCCACGACCGCGTTCAGCGCGGCACCGATCAGTACGGCGATCGCGCTCATGTAGAGCCACATGAGTACGGCGATCGGCGCGGCCAGCGGGCCGTAGATCGACGTACCGCCGACCGTGCTCTGCAGGATCCACCGGAGCACGAAGCTGCCCAGGATCCAGATCGACAGCGCCAGGAACGATCCCGGGAGGTCCGAGACCCACGGCGTACGGACCGGCACCGAGAGGTGGTACAGGGTGTTCAGGAAGCCGGCGGACAGGATGGTGACCACGGGCCAGTACAGCTGGTTCAGGAAGTCCAGCCGGTGCGGCAGGAGCGCGTCGACCGCGTCGGGTCCGGCCAGCACCAGCGGCAGGACGATCACACCGATCACCAGCGCCGCGCAGTACAGCGAGAAGGACAGCGCGCGGGTGCGGACGATGCCGCGCTTGCCGCCCATCCCGTACATGATCGTGATGGTGTCGACGAACACGTTCAGCGCACGGCTGCCGGACCACAGGGCGAGCACGAAACCGATCGAGATGACGTCCGGCCGGCCGCCGTTCAGCACCTGGTTCAGGGTCGGCACGATCACGCTCTGGACCGAGTCGTCGGTCAGGGCCCGGGCCGCGAGCTCCGCGATCTGCTGCTTGATGTCGTTGATCGTCTCGACCTCGAACCACTTGCTCGCGATGTAACCGAGCGAGCCGGCGAGCCCGAAGATCAGTGGCGGCAACGACAGGATCGCGAAGAACGCCCCCTCGGCCGCGAGCCCGGTGACCCGGTAGCGCAGACAGACCCCGACGGTCTGGGTGAGCAGCTTCCAGGTCGTCGCCGGGACCTTGCGAACCCATGCCAATGAGAGGGAGCTCCCACCAGTGGGTCCTGCCCCAGAACGTGCCATACCGCTTACCGTACTGACATGGCGGACCCATTCGCGGTAACGAATCAGGCTCCCCCACTGCGGGGCGTGAACTTCTTCACCCAGGACCAGCCACTGGGTGACGCTCTGCGTCCGTACGCCGGGCTCGCAGGGGACCTCGCCGCCGATCCCGGACTGCGGCGGATCGGCGAGCTCGCGGGGTCCGAGGAGGCCCGCGCGCACGCGCTCCCGGCGAACCAGAACCCACCCGTCCTGCGCACCCACGACCGGTACGGGAACCGTGTCGACGAGGTCGAGTTCCACCCGTCGTGGCACTGGCTGATGGAGCAGGCCGTCGGGTTCGGGCTGCAGGCCGCGCCGTGGACGAGCGACCGGCCCGCACCGCATCTGACCCGGGCCGCCGGGTTCTACCTGTGGTCGCAGGTCGAGCCGGGACACGGTTGCCCGATCTCGATGACGTACGCCGCGGTGCCCGCGCTGCGGGCGGACGAGCGGCTCGCGAAGGAGTGGATCCCGGCGCTGGCGTCGACGCGGTACGACGTACGCCGGTTGCCGGCCGCGGCGAAGGGCGGGGTGCTCGCCGGGATGGGGATGACCGAGAAGCAGGGCGGGTCCGACGTACGGGCGAACCTCACGACGGCGACGCCCGTGGACCGGGACGGCGAGTACGAGCTGAACGGGCACAAGTGGTTCTGCTCCGCGCCGCAGGTCGACGTGTTCCTGGTGCTCGCGCAGGCGCCGGACGGGCTCAGTTGTTTCGTCGTACCGCGGGTGCTTGCCGACGGCAACCGGAACCCGTTCGCCCTGCAACGGCTGAAGGACAAGCTCGGGAACCGGTCGAACGCGTCGTCCGAGGTGGAGTTCCACGGCACGATCGGCTACCGGCTCGGGGACGAGGGCGCCGGGGTGCGGACGATCATCGAGATGGTCGCGGCGACGCGGCTGGACTGTGTCCTCGGGTCCGCCGCTCTCCAGCGTCGCGCTCTGGTGGAAGCGGTCTGGCACACGCGGCATCGGTCGGCGTTCGGTGGGCTGCTGGCCGACAAACCCGCCATGCAGAACGTGCTGGCGGATCTTGCGCTCGAGTCGGAGGCAGCGACGGCCCTGGGGATGCGCTTGGCGGCAGCGGTTGATGCGGCCGTCGGGGGCGGCCCGCAGGCCGCGGTCGGGGGCGATCCGCAGGCGGCGGCGTTCCGGCGGATCGGGTTGCCGCTCGCCAAGTTCTGGGTGTGCAAGCGGACGCCGTTCATGGTCGCGGAGGCCCTCGAGTGCCTGGGCGGCAACGGGTACGTCGAGGAGTCCGGGCTGCCGCTGCTGTACCGGGAGTCGCCGCTGAACTCGATCTGGGAAGGGTCGGGGAACGTGAACGCGCTCGACGTCCTGCGGGCGCTCCGCAGGCCCGAGTCGCTCGATGGCTGGCTGACCGAGATGGCCGCGGTACAGGGTGCCGACGCTCGGATGGACGCCGCGGTGAACGACGTACTGCAAGCGCTTGCTGATGCCGAGAACGCCGAAGCCGGTGCGCGCAGGCTGGCTGCCCAGATGGCCCTGTGCCTGCAGGGTTCGCTGCTGATCCGGCATTCGACGCCGGAGGTTGCGGAGGCGTTCGTCGCGTCACGGTTGGCCGGTGACTGGGGCGGGGTGTTCGGGACGCTCCCGCGGACGACACCGTTCGAGCGGATCGTCGAGCGCGCGATAGGGTGAGGCGTCGCGACTGGCGCGCTGAGGTGGAGAACCACCGGGGAGCGAAACCCGTCGGCACCGTGCGCCTGGGTGCCTTCGACCCACTGCAACCGCAGGAGAGACAACGATGACTCAACCCTTCGACGCCGCCGCCGCGTCGGCCGCGTACAACAACGCGCTGCAGGTGATCGCCTCGGTGGAGCCCACCATCGCGGGCGCGATCAGGGCCGAGCTGGCCGACCAGCGGTCCTCGCTCAAGCTGATCGCCAGCGAGAACTACGCCTCCCCCGCCACCTTGCTGACAATGGGCAACTGGCTGTCGGACAAGTACGCCGAGGGCACCGTGGGGCACCGCTTCTACGCGGGCTGCCAGAACGTCGACACCGTCGAGCAGACCGCCGCCGACCACGCGCGCGAGCTGTTCGGCGCCCCGCACGCGTACGTCCAGCCGCACTCCGGCATCGACGCGAACCTGGTCGCGTTCTGGGCGATCCTGGCGCAGCGGATCGAGTCCCCGGCGCTGGCCGAGGCGGGCGCGAAGCACGTCAACGACCTGTCCGACGAGGACTGGACCAAGCTCCGCAAGGCGCTCGGCGACCAGAAGATGCTCGGGATGTCGCTGGACGCCGGCGGTCACCTGACGCACGGCTTCCGGCCGAACATCTCCGGCAAGATGTTCAACCAGCACTCCTACGGCACCGACCCGGAGACCGGGCTGCTCGACTACGACAAGGTCGCCGCGACCGCCCGCGAGTTCAAGCCGCTGATCCTGATCGCCGGCTACTCGGCGTACCCGCGCAAGGTGAACTTCGCGAAGATGCGCGAGATCGCCGACGAGGTCGGCGCGACGCTGATGGTCGACATGGCGCACTTCGCCGGCCTGGTCGCGGGCAAGGTGTTCACGGACGACTTCGACCCGGTCCCGCACGCGCACGTCACCACGACCACGACCCACAAGTCGCTGCGCGGCCCGCGCGGCGGCATGGTGCTCTGCCAGCCGGAGTACGCCGACGCCGTCGACCGCGGATGCCCGATGGTCCTGGGCGGTCCGCTCAGCCAGACGATGGCCGCGAAGGCGGTCGCGCTGGCCGAGGCGCGGCAGCCCGCGTTCCGTGACTACGCGCAGGCGGTCGCCGACAACGCGGTGACGCTGGCCGAGGGCCTGATGAAGCGTGGCGTGAAGCTCGTGACGGACGGCACCGAGAACCACCTGGTCCTGCTCGACGTGTCGTCGTACGGCATCACCGGCCGGCAGGCCGAGTCGGCGCTGCTCGACGCGGGCATCGTCACGAACCGCAACGCCGTACCGCGGGACCCGAACGGCGCCTGGTACACCTCCGGGGTCCGGATCGGTACGCCGGCGCTCACCACGCGGGGCCTCGGCGCCGACGAGTTCGACCGGGTCGCCGAGCTGATCGTCGACGTGCTGTCCGCGACGACGCCGACCACCACATCCGCGGGCGCGCCGTCGAAGGCGAAGTACGTGCTGGCCGACGGGGTGGCCGACAAGACCAAGGCCGCCTCGGCCGAGCTGCTCGACAAGTTCCCGCTGTACCCGGGCCTCGAGCTCAGCTGATCACACGACAGCGCCCACTTCCCGCGACGGCGGGAAGTGGGCACTCAACTATCAGAAGGTTGTAATAGTTGAGGTAGGGTGCGGGCATGTCCGAGCCCACCCCAGAGGAGATCAGCCGGTTCGTCGAGCGGTTCGCGGGCGTGCTGGCGAACAGCGGCGTACCGACGATGTCGGCCCGGGTGATGGGCGCGATGCTGGTCAGTCCGACCGGGACGATGACGGCGGCCGAGCTCGCCGAGTCATTGAAGATCAGTCAGCCGGCCGTGTCCGGTGCCGTCCGGCAGCTGCTCCAGGTCTCGTTCATCTCCCGCGAGCGGCTGCCCGGATCCCGCAAGGACCACTACCGGATCCGCGAGGACGTGTTCGCCGCGATCCTGGAGCGCCGCAACCTGGCGCTCAGCGAGTGGGAGTCGACCAGCCGCTCCGGTGCGGCCCTGTTCGGCGAGGACTCCCCCGTCGGCCGCCGCCTCACCGAGGCCGCCGACTTCTTCGCCTTCATCCACACCGACATGGAGCAGATGATCAAGAGCTGGCGCGCCGAGCACCCACGCTGACCACCGGCAGCGGGAGTTCGACCGCGAGGCGCCGCGCGACCGCCAAGGCCACTGCGTCCGAGCCGTGCGGTGCGACGACCTGTGCGCCCACCGGCAAGCCGTCCGACAGGCCGGCCGGCACGCTGACGGCGGGATGGCCAGTCACGTTGAACACCCAGCACGGATCCCCGGTGACGATGCTCTGCTCGTGCTGGTCGTAGCCGTGGGCAACAGTCAGCGTGGTCGGTGTCACCAGCGCGTCCACGGTCGCGAACAGGTCGGCCAGCGCGGTGTTGTTGAGATCCCGCACCTGCCGGGCTCGGACGGCCGCGGTCGCGTCCACACCGCGCCCGTTGTCCAGCGCCGACAACACGGACCACGCTTCGTCGGTCGGGGCGAGCTCCAGCGGTACGTCGACCGCCTCGACGCCGGCCTCCGCCAGCCGCTCCCGCAGTACGCGATCGACACCGGGATCCGCGGGACACTGCCCGAGGGTCGAGCGGTACGCCACCCGCCACGGCCGGTCCACGAGCGACGGCACCGGCCAGTGCGGAAGGGCCGTCGGATCGAGGCGATCGGGTCCGCTCGCGATGCTGGTCGCAAGGATCACGTCGTCGAGATCCGCGCCGAGGAGGCCGGCCGTGGTCAGCCCGCCGAGCGGTCGCCCACCCGGCCGAGGGATCCGCCCGTACGTGCCCTTGAACCCGACGATCCCGCAGAACGACGCCGGAATCCGCAACGAGCCGCCGCTGTCGCCACCTGTCGCCAGCGGTACGACGCCCGCTGCCACCGCGGCCGCCCCGCCGGCGGTCGAACCGCCCGGCGAGCGGGTGCTGTCCCATGGATTGCGCGTGTACTCCCGCCCGTTCCACCCGAACGTGAGAGAGACCGCCCCGGCGCGCGCCCGCGTCGACCACCCGATCGGGATCGCACCGGCCGCGGTCAGCCGCGTGAGCAGCGGCGACTCCGGCGGCGTCCGGGACTTGATCAGGAACGGTACCCCGGCCAGCGGCCCGGTCGGCTCCGAGCGGGCCAGTGCCCGCGCACCGTCGGCATCCAGCTCGTCGAGGAAGTGCAGCACCGGGTCCAGGCGCCGCGCGGCGTCGAGGGCCTGTTCGACAACCTCCAGCGCTGTCATGCTTCCCGACCGCACCTGCTCCGCGATCGCGCGAGCAGTCACGATGCGATCCGGGGCGAACACCCGCGCGGGTGTACGCGGCGAAGGACCTCGGTGGTCAGGGCCGGGCAGGTACCGCGTGGGCGAAGAAGTAGACCCGCTGGGCGTCCTCACCTTCGGCGGGGTGGTCGTGGTACTCGCGGACCAGTTCCTCGATCCGCTCACCCAGCTCGACGAGTTGCTCGGGCGTCAATGTGAGCCATCTCTCGGTCGCGTACGCCGCCCGCCCCCAGGCTTCGCCGGACTCGTGCCGGATGTCGAACCACTGGCGCACCTTCGCGACCTGATACGCGAGGTTCGCGTCGTCGGCCGTAGCCGCGACCAACTCGGCCGCCCGATCCCCCTCCGCGTCCGGGATCGACCAGGAGTACTGCGAGGTGTCGCCGATCCGCCACCACCGCTCGCGCCGGGTCTTCGCCAGTTCAGGCGCTTCGACGATCACGCCCGCGGACGCGAGAACCTTCAGGTGATGGCTCACATTGCCGACAAGTTCTCCGGTGGCCCCGGCCAGTCGCGACGCGGTTGCCGGGCCGTCGACGGACAGCAGGTCGATCAGCCGGCGGCGCAGCGGATGGTGGACGGCGGCGAGGACGGACGGCGCCACCGCCCGGCGGTTGGCAGGCGTCATGGACGGCACCGTAGCTTTCACAAGAACTCTTGCACAAGATCTCTTGTGAACGATGATCATGCTCCGAATCAATCTTCACCAGACTGGTAGACATATCCACATCGTGAGATCGGGTCTCAGGATGTAGGAATGGGAGTTGATTTGTCAGGCTCTGGCGCTGACGCTTGTGGACATGCTCGCTGCCCTCTCCACCCACCTCGTAGGTCGGCTCCATGTCGACCTCGGGCGGATGCGCAGCGCCATCTGTTGTCCTTCGATGTTCTGACAGCCA includes:
- a CDS encoding amidase family protein; translated protein: MTARAIAEQVRSGSMTALEVVEQALDAARRLDPVLHFLDELDADGARALARSEPTGPLAGVPFLIKSRTPPESPLLTRLTAAGAIPIGWSTRARAGAVSLTFGWNGREYTRNPWDSTRSPGGSTAGGAAAVAAGVVPLATGGDSGGSLRIPASFCGIVGFKGTYGRIPRPGGRPLGGLTTAGLLGADLDDVILATSIASGPDRLDPTALPHWPVPSLVDRPWRVAYRSTLGQCPADPGVDRVLRERLAEAGVEAVDVPLELAPTDEAWSVLSALDNGRGVDATAAVRARQVRDLNNTALADLFATVDALVTPTTLTVAHGYDQHEQSIVTGDPCWVFNVTGHPAVSVPAGLSDGLPVGAQVVAPHGSDAVALAVARRLAVELPLPVVSVGARRASS
- a CDS encoding YihY/virulence factor BrkB family protein — encoded protein: MAWVRKVPATTWKLLTQTVGVCLRYRVTGLAAEGAFFAILSLPPLIFGLAGSLGYIASKWFEVETINDIKQQIAELAARALTDDSVQSVIVPTLNQVLNGGRPDVISIGFVLALWSGSRALNVFVDTITIMYGMGGKRGIVRTRALSFSLYCAALVIGVIVLPLVLAGPDAVDALLPHRLDFLNQLYWPVVTILSAGFLNTLYHLSVPVRTPWVSDLPGSFLALSIWILGSFVLRWILQSTVGGTSIYGPLAAPIAVLMWLYMSAIAVLIGAALNAVVDRLWPHKAQVAEVKQSATTDDEAPRDDEIEPVMKAEPDPHHEHGHGHPLTPVVEDERPETEAARKVEKLSEHPRKTAPGAESRPRREAEAQVEGDGARSPASVGKSGAQSDTDDLR
- a CDS encoding GbsR/MarR family transcriptional regulator, which gives rise to MSEPTPEEISRFVERFAGVLANSGVPTMSARVMGAMLVSPTGTMTAAELAESLKISQPAVSGAVRQLLQVSFISRERLPGSRKDHYRIREDVFAAILERRNLALSEWESTSRSGAALFGEDSPVGRRLTEAADFFAFIHTDMEQMIKSWRAEHPR
- a CDS encoding winged helix-turn-helix domain-containing protein, translating into MTPANRRAVAPSVLAAVHHPLRRRLIDLLSVDGPATASRLAGATGELVGNVSHHLKVLASAGVIVEAPELAKTRRERWWRIGDTSQYSWSIPDAEGDRAAELVAATADDANLAYQVAKVRQWFDIRHESGEAWGRAAYATERWLTLTPEQLVELGERIEELVREYHDHPAEGEDAQRVYFFAHAVPARP
- a CDS encoding glycine hydroxymethyltransferase, yielding MTQPFDAAAASAAYNNALQVIASVEPTIAGAIRAELADQRSSLKLIASENYASPATLLTMGNWLSDKYAEGTVGHRFYAGCQNVDTVEQTAADHARELFGAPHAYVQPHSGIDANLVAFWAILAQRIESPALAEAGAKHVNDLSDEDWTKLRKALGDQKMLGMSLDAGGHLTHGFRPNISGKMFNQHSYGTDPETGLLDYDKVAATAREFKPLILIAGYSAYPRKVNFAKMREIADEVGATLMVDMAHFAGLVAGKVFTDDFDPVPHAHVTTTTTHKSLRGPRGGMVLCQPEYADAVDRGCPMVLGGPLSQTMAAKAVALAEARQPAFRDYAQAVADNAVTLAEGLMKRGVKLVTDGTENHLVLLDVSSYGITGRQAESALLDAGIVTNRNAVPRDPNGAWYTSGVRIGTPALTTRGLGADEFDRVAELIVDVLSATTPTTTSAGAPSKAKYVLADGVADKTKAASAELLDKFPLYPGLELS
- the rsgA gene encoding ribosome small subunit-dependent GTPase A codes for the protein MSATLQALGLDGSTADFLHSVPDELVPGRVARVDKGLATVLTEDGPVRASWSGALLADLASDPQAGPCTGDWVVLRYWPDDRITVESVLPRRTAIVRAEVGGSSRGQVLASNVDVIAIVVGLVPEPNIVRIERFMALAWESGARPVVVLTKADLVGDAELVAEDVAAAAPGADVLVCSATTGAGMDAVRELLDGDATLALLGSSGAGKSSLVNALAGVELLDVQDIREDGKGRHTSVRRELIVLPAGGVVIDTPGLRGIGLQESGEGLAAAFPDITELAERCKFKDCSHQREPSCAVQVALEEGTLPYRRYESWVKLQREAVYMARRADARLRSEAKKDWARASKSYRRDINPRQ
- a CDS encoding acyl-CoA dehydrogenase family protein, whose amino-acid sequence is MADPFAVTNQAPPLRGVNFFTQDQPLGDALRPYAGLAGDLAADPGLRRIGELAGSEEARAHALPANQNPPVLRTHDRYGNRVDEVEFHPSWHWLMEQAVGFGLQAAPWTSDRPAPHLTRAAGFYLWSQVEPGHGCPISMTYAAVPALRADERLAKEWIPALASTRYDVRRLPAAAKGGVLAGMGMTEKQGGSDVRANLTTATPVDRDGEYELNGHKWFCSAPQVDVFLVLAQAPDGLSCFVVPRVLADGNRNPFALQRLKDKLGNRSNASSEVEFHGTIGYRLGDEGAGVRTIIEMVAATRLDCVLGSAALQRRALVEAVWHTRHRSAFGGLLADKPAMQNVLADLALESEAATALGMRLAAAVDAAVGGGPQAAVGGDPQAAAFRRIGLPLAKFWVCKRTPFMVAEALECLGGNGYVEESGLPLLYRESPLNSIWEGSGNVNALDVLRALRRPESLDGWLTEMAAVQGADARMDAAVNDVLQALADAENAEAGARRLAAQMALCLQGSLLIRHSTPEVAEAFVASRLAGDWGGVFGTLPRTTPFERIVERAIG